One Methanobacteriaceae archaeon genomic window, TGGTGATTTAATTAGTATCCCAACCATTGAAGGAAAAGAAATCGAGTTTAAAGTTACTCCTGGAACACAAAGCGGAACTGTTTTCAAATTAAAAGGACAAGGTATGAACTCAGTTAGACACAACATCAGAGGAAACCTCTATGTAACAGTTACAGTTGTTGTTCCTAAAAAATTAAGTTCAAAACAAAAAGACCTACTTACTGAATTTGCTGAAGCAAGTGGGGATGAAATTAAACATGTTGAAAAAGGAATCTTTGACAGAGTTAAAGATGCAATGAAGTAGATTAGAACATCTAATTTACTTTCATTTTACTTTTCACAAATTACCACAAATCCAAACCATCAAATAATTAACTAAACGTATTATTAAATAACTATTTTTTAAAAATATACGTAATTTCATATAACATATATTTAAAATTCTAAAGCCCTATTTCGAAAATGATTCAAAAGAATTTAGTAATATATCAGAAAAGCATACATTTTCTAAAAATATTCTAATTTTTGTAAAAAAGCATAATCTAAACTAAAATCCTGATAAAATTTTAACCCCCGAATAATCAATTAAACGGATGATTAAATTAATAGTTATGAAAAAATATCTAAAATAGCAAACCAGATATTTGAAATTCTTAATCAATATCAAAATAGCAATACAATTCAAGTTATAAGTGTATGAAAAATAAAAAAAGTAATAAGGATTAAAAATCCCTATTTTTTAACAACAATTTTAACAGCTTTTGAACTGTCTTTGTAATAAGTGTTTCCTGCAAATTTAACTACAGCAGAGTAAGTTCCTTTTTTAGTTAATTTAGTAATTTTAAAGGTAGCCTTACCGTTAGAAGCAGTTACTGCAGTGTAGGTTTTACCGTTTACTTTAATGGTAACTTTTGCATTGCTAATAACTTTACCAGAAGCATCTTTTAAAACAACAGTGTATTTTTTAGTTTTAGTACTTGCTTTGAAAGTCTTTTTAGCAGCCACTACTTTAGTTGCTTTTTTAGTAATAACAACTTTGGAAGTTAAACTGGAAGCAGCGTAGTTGTCGCCTCCGTCAAATGCAACGTTTAAAGTGTAGGTTCCAGCTTTAGTAGCTGAGAGTTTAACGTTAATAGTACCGTTTTCATCAGTAGTGTAAGTACTGGTTTTACCATTAAAGGTTACATTTACATCTTGATTTGCTAAAACATTACCATTTACATCTTTTAATACAATGTTGTAGTAGTAACCAGATTTTATAGTAGTTAAGAATACAGCAACAGAAGATTTTGCAATAATTTTACTGGATAATTTTGTAACAGTAATTTCTGTGTTAACGGTTTTAGGACCGTAGGTGTCGTTACCATAGTAAGTAATTAAAGCATCATAGTTACCTGCATTTAAATTAAGTGCAACATTAGCTACACCTTTAGAATCAGTAGTTGCAGTATAAGAAACACCATTAACAATTACATTTACTAAAGCATTAGTAATAGCTTCACCATTTTCATCATAAACAGTTACAGGTAAAGATACTCCATTAGGATTAAATACAGTAGATACACCCGGAGCAAAGATAACAGTTTTGATTGAAGGAATGTTATCAGAAGCTACAAATCCGTTATCTGAGATAATAGAATTAACACCAACAGCTTTTTTAGATACTAAGTAGTTTTCTTTGATGGTTAAATCAGATCCGTTAGCATAAATAGTGTAGTCACCAAGAGTGGTAATTTCATTAGAAATAATATCAACATCACCATTTAAAACTTTAATACCAATACCAGAAGTACCAATAGTGTTAGTGCTAATTGATGCATCTCCTTTGATACTAATACCTAAAGATTGTTTAGGTAATAAAGAATCACCAGTACCATCAGTTCCATTTTCACTACCATGAGTACCAACTACGTTATCAACAATAATTGCTTCACCTTTGATACTTATGACAATTCCATATGTGTAATTACCATATGCAAAAATAGTATTTTGAGATACAATAGGATTTTCTTCCATTAATTCAATTGCACATGAAGCATAAGCATTAGTTTCAATTTTATTAGCTTCATAGGTCATATTTTCGATAGGACCCATGTAATCAGCAGAACAAATTCCGTAAGCTGCTTTTTGAGCAACTACATTAATTTCATTGTTTTTAATAATTCCATTGGTTGATAAAGCATCAACATTAATTCCGTTTGCATAATAGTCATCAGATTTAACATTAATTTTGTTATCACTAACAGTAGCATTATCAGCAGCTAAGTAAAGACCGTAAACATAAGAGTGACCTTCTGCAGTAATGTTATTATTAGAAATTACAACACCTGAACTTACTATAGGATATACTAAGTTGAAGTCATCATCGAAATCATAAATATAAGCATTACTTCTGATACTTACAACGTAGATAGTATCATAAGAACCACTAACTTTATTGTATTTTAAATTAATACGGTTGTCTGTAATGGTTAAATTATTACAGTAATAGAAAACAATACCTTCACTAGCAATAGTTGGTTCGTAAGTAATTGGGTCATATCCAACAGCTACAGAAGGTAAGCTAATATCAACATCATTGTTTTTAAAAGTAACATTAGTACAAGCTATTTCATCTTCATCATCACCAGATACAAGAATAGCATTATTAACAGCAGCACCGGAAGTGTTTCCAACAAATACTATTTTATTATCTTCAATGTTTAAATTGTTTACACCATTTGCACAAATAGCATAACTTTCAACATCATCAACATTATCAACATAAATCTCATTATCGTTTATGAAAATATCTTTTCCACCAACAAGGTTGATACCAATACCAGTAGAGTTTACATAATTTTCTCCAATAGCCATATTACCTTTAACAGAAATACCAAAAGTATTTTTAGATAATAATGAATCTCCGACAGCATTTTCTCCATCATTAGTTCCGATAACGAGAATATTGTTACCACTGATTTCTCCAGATTTAGTTACACTTGAAACGATACCAAATGCATAAGTACCATTCATAACAATAGAGTTGTCTGTAATTTTGGTGTTTGTTTCTACAATTTCCATACCACAAGCAGCGTAAGCTTCACCAGCAATTGTGTTGTTGGAGTATACGACATCTTTAACAGCTCCATTGAATTGGTAGGAATAAATACCATAAACAGCATTAGGAGCTTTAAGAGTTATTAAATTGTCACTTACGTCACCATCAGATGAAGGACCTTCAATAGAAATTGCGTTTGCATAATAAGCATCAGCAACAACATCAATCACATTATCTGAGATAACAAATTCTTCAGCAGATAATAAAATTGCATATACATAGTTATTACCAGTAACATTAATCACATTATTAGTAATTTCAATATTTGAAGAAACAATAGGCTCATCAGATATGAAGTTGAAAGGATTTCCTCTAACACTTAATGCGTAAATAGTATCATAATCACCTGAAACTTTATTGTATTTTACATTAAGACGGTTATCATTGAATTTTACATCATCACAATAATAGAATACAATACCTTCAGACATTACTTCAGGAGCATAAGTTAATGGATCATAACCAACAGCAACAGAAGGAATTTCAATATTGAATATATTACCTTCAATTACAATTCCACTAGCTGCAATTTCCGAATCTTCATCACCAGTTACAAAAATAGCATTATTAACAGTTGTCCCATCGGTGTTACCAACGTAATTTAATGTGTTGTTAATAATTTTTAAGTCACTAACAGTGTTTGCAAGAATAGCGTATGAACTACTACCCTCAAGTGCATTGAAATTGATTACATTATTAGATAATGTTACACCACTTACACCATATAATGTAAATAATGCATAATCAGAATGAGTAAAGTTAAATCCATCAATTACAACATTATCACCAGCGATAACAAAAGCAACATTATTTAATGCAACATTATCACCAGTTAATTTGATAGCTTTAGAAATACTTATATAATTAACATCAAGACCAGTAAAATCGCCTTTAAAGACCAATTCATCACTAGTAACTGAATCTAATAAATTTCCTTCAGCATCAAAGTAATTATAAAATGTGTCTTTAGTTACGACAGACTGTGTTTCATCACTTTCAGATAAAAGATAACTATCATCTATAGTTAAACTATTATCATCATTTATCTCCACATTACTTACAGTAGCATTATCTTCAAGTGCAAAAGCACAACTAGAAGACAATAATATTACTGAAAGTAAAATCAAAGAGAAAATAAATTTTTTTCCTTTAATAATTACACCCCAATTTAAAAATATTAAATAAGCCAATAGTCAAGATTAAATGATATAATTTTTAAATTAATTGACTACAATTAATAATTGTAATTAAGAGTATTTAAACATTAATAAAATATATTTGAAAAAAAAGAAAAGAAAAAATAACTATTTTACAACAGTTATTTTATTTGATATAGTACATCCACCATATGTTGATGTAATAGTGAATTTACCTACTTTCAATAATTTAATAGACAAAGTAGCTACACCATATTTGTTAGTTTTTGCACTATAGGTTTTACCATTAATTTTAAAGGTAATTTTTTTGTATTTTAAGATTTTTCCGTTTTTATATACAAGTTTAACTGTAAACTTAGCTGTTTTGGACTTTTTAGCAGCCATATCTTTAGCTATTAAAGTTGGTTTAAATGTTATCTTACTTGAAGATGAAACACCTTTATAGGATACAGTTACAGTATAAGTTCCAGCTTTCAATTTAAGAGACAAATAAGCATATCCGTATTTGTCAGTTTTAACAGAGTAAGTTTTACCATTTACTTTAATAGATACTGCTTTACTGACTGCATATTTACCAGTATCATCTTTAACACGTACTTTGTATTTGATAACATTTCCGTAGTAAACCGGATTTGCTTTATAGATGGTAATTACAGGTTTATAGGTTACTTTTAAAGTAGATGATTTATTTGCTGGTTGGAAATAGTCATCATCAACCATTGCAATTATTTCATAATTACCTACGCTGATTGTAGGAATTACACTGCTAAGAGTTGCAACACCATTTTTATCAGTTTTTGCCTCACCAATGAAAACATTTCTTCCTTGGACTCTATAGAATTTAACTGTAAGTCCAGATATAGGATTTCCAAAGCTATCCTTAACAGTAGCTACGAAATTACCTTTGGATGTAGGAAATGCTGATACTCCATTAAGTGTAATATCAAGAGAACCTTTTTGGATGAATAATATTGAAGTAAACTCTTTTGTCAAATAGTTTTCTTTAGATGCGATAGCATCAATTTTATAATATGCATCAGGAGTGAAAGTTTCATCAAACTTGTAATTCAATGTAGCAACACCGTTTGAAGATACTGCCTGACCGATTTCTTCACCTTGAACATAGAATTTGACCAATACCCCATCTACACCAATATCAAGAGTAATTAAACCATTTTCCAAATATTTAATGATCATATCTGGCATAACACCATTGAAAAGATAAACATAATTGTCCTCAACAATATTTCCATTAGTATTGTTAATAGCACAGTTAGCTTGGCCTTTTTCAGATTTTAAATAGTTATTGGCAATCTCATTATCAACAGCCAAATCATCAACAAGAATTGCATAACCTTTGATTGAGGTAAAATTATTGTCTTTAATAATATTGTTAGTTGATTTGGATTTAAGATAAATAGCCCCAACACCACTTCCAATTGAATCATAGACTTTGAAGTTTACTGGCTCGCCAGTAACATTATTCATTATTGTGTTGTTAATAACTGAATTGTATGCTGAATTGGAAAATGCCATACCATAAGCCTGTTTAGCAGTTATATCAAAAGCATTTCCACTAATATCATTATTGTTTGAATTGAATAATTCAATACCATAAACAACATCAGCATTTAATACAAAGATATTGTCCTGAATAATTGATTTTTGAGATGTTTCCAAATTAATACCATAGGAATAATTTTGAGATTTAGCACTGACA contains:
- a CDS encoding Ig-like domain-containing protein; the protein is MSSSCAFALEDNATVSNVEINDDNSLTIDDSYLLSESDETQSVVTKDTFYNYFDAEGNLLDSVTSDELVFKGDFTGLDVNYISISKAIKLTGDNVALNNVAFVIAGDNVVIDGFNFTHSDYALFTLYGVSGVTLSNNVINFNALEGSSSYAILANTVSDLKIINNTLNYVGNTDGTTVNNAIFVTGDEDSEIAASGIVIEGNIFNIEIPSVAVGYDPLTYAPEVMSEGIVFYYCDDVKFNDNRLNVKYNKVSGDYDTIYALSVRGNPFNFISDEPIVSSNIEITNNVINVTGNNYVYAILLSAEEFVISDNVIDVVADAYYANAISIEGPSSDGDVSDNLITLKAPNAVYGIYSYQFNGAVKDVVYSNNTIAGEAYAACGMEIVETNTKITDNSIVMNGTYAFGIVSSVTKSGEISGNNILVIGTNDGENAVGDSLLSKNTFGISVKGNMAIGENYVNSTGIGINLVGGKDIFINDNEIYVDNVDDVESYAICANGVNNLNIEDNKIVFVGNTSGAAVNNAILVSGDDEDEIACTNVTFKNNDVDISLPSVAVGYDPITYEPTIASEGIVFYYCNNLTITDNRINLKYNKVSGSYDTIYVVSIRSNAYIYDFDDDFNLVYPIVSSGVVISNNNITAEGHSYVYGLYLAADNATVSDNKINVKSDDYYANGINVDALSTNGIIKNNEINVVAQKAAYGICSADYMGPIENMTYEANKIETNAYASCAIELMEENPIVSQNTIFAYGNYTYGIVISIKGEAIIVDNVVGTHGSENGTDGTGDSLLPKQSLGISIKGDASISTNTIGTSGIGIKVLNGDVDIISNEITTLGDYTIYANGSDLTIKENYLVSKKAVGVNSIISDNGFVASDNIPSIKTVIFAPGVSTVFNPNGVSLPVTVYDENGEAITNALVNVIVNGVSYTATTDSKGVANVALNLNAGNYDALITYYGNDTYGPKTVNTEITVTKLSSKIIAKSSVAVFLTTIKSGYYYNIVLKDVNGNVLANQDVNVTFNGKTSTYTTDENGTINVKLSATKAGTYTLNVAFDGGDNYAASSLTSKVVITKKATKVVAAKKTFKASTKTKKYTVVLKDASGKVISNAKVTIKVNGKTYTAVTASNGKATFKITKLTKKGTYSAVVKFAGNTYYKDSSKAVKIVVKK